A portion of the Actomonas aquatica genome contains these proteins:
- a CDS encoding SDR family oxidoreductase — protein MIALTGATGQLGRLVLAELLKQVPASSIVALVRDEAKAADLAACGVVVRVAPYEDAAALQAGLAGVEKLLLISASEVGKRIPQHRNVINAAKAAGVKLLVYTSLLRADTSQLSLAEEHIATEALIRESGLPFVLLRNGWYAENYAGSIPSALEHGAFVGSVGDAKLNLAARADYAAAAAVALTGDIEVGRTYELSGDEAITLADFAAELSRQTGREIPYADLPEAKYAAVLTQAGLPEGLAAAIAGWDAAAGQGALADDGTDLSTLIGRPTTPISVVISAALARN, from the coding sequence ATGATCGCTCTTACAGGTGCCACGGGCCAACTCGGCCGTCTCGTCCTCGCCGAACTCCTCAAGCAGGTGCCGGCTTCCTCCATCGTTGCGCTGGTGCGCGACGAAGCCAAAGCCGCCGACCTCGCCGCTTGCGGTGTGGTGGTGCGCGTCGCGCCCTACGAAGATGCAGCGGCGCTGCAGGCCGGTTTGGCCGGCGTGGAGAAGCTGTTGCTCATCTCCGCCAGCGAAGTCGGCAAACGCATCCCGCAACACCGCAACGTTATCAACGCGGCCAAGGCCGCCGGAGTGAAGCTGCTCGTTTACACCAGCCTGCTCCGCGCCGACACCTCCCAGCTGAGCCTGGCGGAGGAACACATCGCCACCGAGGCGCTCATCCGCGAATCGGGTCTGCCCTTCGTGTTGCTGCGCAACGGTTGGTATGCCGAGAACTACGCCGGCTCCATTCCGTCGGCGCTCGAACACGGCGCGTTCGTCGGTTCGGTGGGCGACGCCAAGCTCAACCTCGCGGCTCGGGCCGACTACGCCGCGGCTGCCGCGGTGGCGCTCACCGGCGATATCGAAGTCGGTCGCACCTACGAGTTGAGTGGCGACGAGGCGATCACGCTCGCGGACTTTGCGGCGGAACTCTCGCGCCAGACCGGCCGTGAGATCCCCTACGCGGATCTGCCGGAAGCCAAGTATGCGGCGGTGCTCACGCAGGCCGGTTTGCCGGAAGGATTGGCAGCGGCGATCGCCGGTTGGGATGCCGCTGCCGGACAAGGCGCGTTGGCCGATGACGGCACGGACCTGAGCACGCTCATCGGTCGCCCGACCACGCCGATCTCGGTGGTGATCAGCGCAGCGCTCGCGCGTAACTGA
- a CDS encoding WD40/YVTN/BNR-like repeat-containing protein has protein sequence MPPSDRTAPRTPASPDLSDAAIAQRLAARRAFILGEAVASVVPGDPSQGSKFDIAACLHTGRNLDAALARLARLDGGPPSGDMFWVYPTVSVMMAGPQHLDPASRDRIAELWRTYWPSRGDTENHWVLSYASLYLAAQAMPDAGPDQWFNGRSSAENRAEARDYLNHWINVMTSQGQGEYDSPNYIEEYAVGLAMLAGWADEPAFRDRAKRALDYIFYDYAVETLDGLYGGAHSRVYPRHIMAPARTAAAALGWLLFGLGDYEPSERQVTRHQLREELPERGAKLLALTGYTPPPILERIARARTTPYVELERKRTRWRMRHAGPDSFVVGDRRTVPVYKTTYVDPDFILGSSQGGLLQPIQQQTWGLIWRTPDAINRCPSFFGCQPYASAIEGSMYFPVDPDVVTDLVTRSKSDYDSPDKLPGGSPYDQVVQSGTALIALQDIPADALFQHITLFFSRDLEHTIEDPSGWIFAQGGPAYIAVRPFVSGEWRPNDWTGFLAGGAGGILVSGDFDEWGTGHRCFVSEAPRNGYVVQIAAARDFASYSDFQDAVRTRSLEFSVDPTPTATFTALDGTRIEARYGDTPRINGTPVDFAGWPLFASPFGDSAVGSRCLTLRHADETHVLDFTDVPWGHSTQPTVGSWPLAATSTATAPTPGEPTLYAAATMTGNQRNTATPSDAGLFQRLPSGEWINTGPRILGVASLAIHPTQPAIRLIASADGIVRSADGGRTWRKTTGWEVVDVRAIVFDAANPDLVYAATMWGPLRSTDCGQTWTTTQRGLDRLYCQTVVTDRTHPGRVLLGMEHGLYVSTDAALTWHAADFPDATVTHVVQSPAEPTHLLAATLKRGAWRSTDGGTTWSAVDPTTAESHLYAAAIAPHDPNLLATGGWETGVRVSTDGGLTWTDRSAGLPNRRIFVLAFDPQRTGAGRLWASTFEQGSWFSDDLGETWQNGGLPGGYGADYIFGPA, from the coding sequence ATGCCCCCTTCGGATCGCACCGCTCCCCGCACACCCGCCAGCCCCGATCTTTCCGACGCCGCCATCGCGCAACGGCTCGCTGCGCGCCGCGCCTTCATCCTCGGTGAAGCCGTCGCCAGCGTCGTTCCCGGCGACCCCTCCCAAGGCAGCAAGTTCGACATCGCCGCCTGCCTGCACACCGGCCGCAACCTCGACGCCGCCCTCGCCCGCCTGGCCCGGCTCGACGGGGGTCCGCCCTCCGGCGACATGTTCTGGGTCTATCCGACCGTGAGCGTGATGATGGCCGGTCCGCAGCACCTCGACCCCGCCAGCCGCGACCGCATCGCAGAACTCTGGCGCACCTACTGGCCGAGCCGCGGCGACACCGAAAACCATTGGGTGCTCTCCTACGCCAGCCTCTACCTCGCCGCCCAGGCCATGCCCGACGCCGGACCCGACCAGTGGTTCAACGGTCGCTCCTCCGCCGAAAATCGCGCCGAGGCCCGCGACTATCTGAACCACTGGATCAACGTCATGACCAGTCAGGGTCAGGGCGAGTATGACTCTCCCAACTACATCGAGGAATACGCCGTCGGTCTCGCCATGCTCGCCGGCTGGGCCGACGAACCCGCCTTCCGCGATCGCGCCAAACGCGCCCTCGATTACATCTTCTACGACTATGCCGTCGAAACCCTCGACGGGCTCTACGGCGGCGCCCACAGCCGCGTGTATCCGCGCCACATCATGGCCCCCGCCCGCACCGCCGCCGCCGCGCTCGGTTGGTTGCTCTTCGGTCTCGGCGATTACGAACCGAGCGAGCGTCAGGTCACCCGCCACCAACTCCGCGAAGAGTTGCCCGAACGCGGTGCCAAGTTGCTCGCGCTCACCGGCTACACCCCGCCCCCCATCCTCGAGCGCATCGCGCGCGCCCGCACCACGCCCTACGTCGAACTCGAACGCAAACGCACCCGCTGGCGCATGCGTCACGCCGGTCCCGATTCCTTCGTCGTCGGCGATCGCCGCACCGTGCCGGTTTACAAGACCACCTACGTCGATCCCGATTTCATCCTCGGCTCCTCCCAAGGCGGACTGCTCCAACCCATCCAACAACAAACCTGGGGGCTCATCTGGCGCACGCCCGACGCCATCAACCGCTGTCCATCCTTCTTCGGCTGCCAACCCTACGCGTCCGCCATCGAGGGCAGCATGTATTTCCCGGTCGACCCCGACGTCGTCACCGACCTCGTCACCCGCTCGAAGTCCGACTACGATTCGCCCGACAAACTCCCCGGCGGCTCACCTTACGATCAGGTCGTGCAATCCGGCACCGCCCTCATCGCGCTACAGGACATTCCCGCCGACGCGCTTTTCCAACACATCACCCTCTTCTTCTCCCGCGACCTGGAGCACACCATCGAAGACCCGTCCGGTTGGATCTTCGCCCAGGGTGGCCCGGCCTACATCGCGGTGCGCCCGTTCGTCAGCGGCGAGTGGCGCCCCAACGACTGGACCGGCTTCCTCGCCGGCGGCGCCGGCGGCATCCTCGTGAGCGGTGACTTCGACGAATGGGGCACCGGCCACCGCTGCTTCGTGAGCGAAGCCCCACGCAACGGCTACGTCGTTCAGATCGCCGCCGCGCGCGACTTCGCATCGTATTCAGACTTTCAGGACGCCGTGCGCACCCGCTCGCTCGAGTTCAGCGTCGACCCCACCCCGACCGCCACCTTCACCGCCCTCGACGGCACCCGCATTGAGGCCCGCTACGGCGACACGCCACGCATCAACGGCACGCCGGTCGACTTCGCCGGTTGGCCGCTCTTCGCCAGTCCCTTTGGTGACTCGGCGGTCGGCAGCCGTTGCCTCACCCTGCGCCACGCCGACGAAACCCACGTGCTCGATTTCACCGACGTGCCCTGGGGTCACTCCACCCAACCGACCGTCGGATCGTGGCCGCTCGCCGCGACCAGCACCGCCACCGCCCCCACGCCCGGCGAACCGACGCTTTACGCCGCCGCCACCATGACCGGCAACCAGCGCAATACCGCCACCCCGTCCGACGCCGGTCTGTTCCAACGCCTGCCGTCGGGCGAGTGGATCAACACCGGTCCGCGCATCCTCGGTGTGGCCAGCCTCGCCATCCATCCCACCCAACCCGCCATCCGCCTAATCGCCTCGGCCGACGGCATCGTGCGCAGCGCCGACGGCGGTCGCACCTGGCGCAAAACCACCGGCTGGGAAGTCGTGGATGTGCGCGCCATCGTGTTCGACGCCGCCAACCCCGATCTCGTCTACGCCGCGACCATGTGGGGCCCGTTGCGCTCCACCGATTGCGGCCAAACCTGGACGACGACCCAACGCGGACTCGACCGCCTCTATTGCCAAACCGTCGTCACCGATCGCACGCATCCCGGCCGCGTCCTCCTCGGCATGGAGCACGGCCTGTATGTCTCCACCGACGCCGCGCTCACATGGCATGCCGCCGACTTCCCTGACGCCACCGTCACGCACGTGGTGCAAAGTCCGGCCGAGCCCACGCACCTGCTCGCCGCCACCCTCAAGCGCGGCGCCTGGCGCTCCACCGACGGCGGCACCACGTGGTCGGCCGTCGACCCGACGACCGCCGAGTCGCATCTCTACGCCGCGGCCATTGCACCGCATGACCCGAACCTCCTCGCCACCGGCGGATGGGAAACCGGCGTGCGCGTCTCGACCGACGGCGGCCTCACCTGGACCGATCGCAGCGCCGGTCTACCGAATCGCCGCATCTTCGTGCTCGCCTTCGATCCGCAGCGCACGGGTGCCGGGCGGCTGTGGGCCTCCACCTTTGAGCAAGGCAGCTGGTTCAGCGACGACCTCGGCGAGACCTGGCAGAACGGCGGACTCCCCGGCGGCTACGGCGCCGACTACATCTTCGGCCCGGCGTGA
- a CDS encoding SDR family oxidoreductase, giving the protein MSDNSTQIALITGATDGIGKETARQLAEKGVRVIIGARNLEKGATVIEEFKTSGLEMELVALDVTSNASVTAAAQELEARHGRIDILINNAGIALDRGPLADMPVEEFELTFQTNVFGTFRATRAFLPLLRKSAHGRIVNVSSSLGSLWTMTDEKSPWYQVVIPAYAASKAAINAMTVHFARELKDTGIKINAVEPGLTATRAVKLPGAQPVSVGAEASVHYALIDDNGPTGGFFDRNGPYAW; this is encoded by the coding sequence ATGTCAGATAACAGCACTCAAATCGCATTGATCACCGGCGCCACGGACGGCATCGGCAAGGAAACGGCTCGCCAGCTCGCTGAAAAGGGAGTCCGCGTCATCATCGGCGCGCGCAACCTCGAAAAGGGCGCGACCGTGATCGAGGAGTTCAAGACGAGCGGCCTCGAGATGGAACTCGTGGCGCTCGACGTCACGTCCAACGCGAGCGTGACCGCCGCCGCCCAGGAGCTCGAAGCCCGTCACGGCCGCATCGATATCCTCATCAACAACGCCGGCATCGCGCTCGACCGCGGTCCGCTCGCCGACATGCCGGTGGAGGAATTTGAGCTGACGTTCCAGACCAACGTTTTTGGCACCTTCCGCGCGACGCGCGCCTTCCTGCCGCTGCTGCGCAAGTCGGCCCACGGCCGCATCGTCAACGTGTCGAGCAGCCTCGGTTCGCTCTGGACGATGACCGACGAGAAGAGCCCGTGGTATCAGGTCGTTATCCCGGCCTACGCGGCCTCGAAGGCGGCGATCAACGCGATGACGGTGCACTTCGCCCGCGAGTTGAAGGACACTGGCATCAAGATCAACGCGGTCGAGCCCGGTCTCACCGCGACCCGCGCCGTGAAGTTGCCCGGCGCCCAACCTGTTTCTGTCGGCGCCGAAGCTTCGGTGCACTACGCGCTGATTGATGATAACGGGCCCACTGGCGGTTTCTTCGACCGCAATGGTCCTTACGCCTGGTAA
- the soxR gene encoding redox-sensitive transcriptional activator SoxR produces MPDAKDREDLLTVGEIARRSGLAVSAIHFYEAKGLIHGMRDWRNQRRFSRRELRILALIKVAQRLGFTLEEIKDTFRDLPQKRVPSKSDWRKISQAWKEALQAKIELATTMRDQLNLCIGCGCLSLKDCPLRNPEDALSAQGPGAHLI; encoded by the coding sequence ATGCCTGACGCCAAAGACCGCGAGGACCTGTTGACCGTTGGCGAGATTGCCCGCCGCAGCGGCCTCGCCGTTTCCGCGATTCATTTCTACGAAGCCAAGGGGCTCATCCACGGCATGCGCGACTGGCGCAACCAGCGCCGTTTCTCGCGCCGCGAACTGCGCATCCTCGCGCTCATCAAAGTGGCGCAACGGCTTGGGTTCACCTTGGAGGAAATCAAAGACACCTTCCGCGATCTGCCGCAAAAACGCGTCCCCTCCAAAAGCGACTGGCGAAAAATCAGCCAGGCGTGGAAGGAGGCGCTGCAGGCCAAGATCGAGCTCGCGACCACCATGCGGGATCAGCTCAACCTGTGCATCGGCTGCGGCTGCCTCTCGCTGAAGGATTGTCCGCTGCGCAACCCCGAGGACGCGCTCAGCGCGCAGGGCCCGGGCGCCCATCTGATCTGA
- a CDS encoding winged helix-turn-helix transcriptional regulator — MKKSPLLPVAPGSADAAKCPVRDVLDCIGDRWSLLTLLTLEPHTLRFSELKRAIGDISQRMLAQTLRNLERDGYVTRTIYAAVPPRVDYTLTPLGRSLIEHLWPLFDWAQNEHPTIRRHRRSYDRANA, encoded by the coding sequence ATGAAAAAATCTCCGCTGCTCCCCGTCGCCCCCGGTTCCGCCGACGCCGCCAAGTGTCCGGTGCGTGATGTGCTCGACTGCATCGGCGACCGCTGGAGCCTGCTCACGCTGCTCACACTCGAGCCGCACACGTTGCGATTCTCCGAGCTCAAGCGCGCCATCGGCGACATCTCCCAGCGCATGCTCGCCCAGACCCTTCGCAACCTCGAGCGCGACGGCTACGTGACTCGCACCATTTATGCCGCGGTGCCCCCCCGCGTGGACTACACCCTCACCCCGCTCGGCCGCTCCCTCATTGAACACCTCTGGCCGCTCTTCGACTGGGCCCAAAACGAGCACCCCACCATCCGCCGCCACCGCCGATCCTACGACCGCGCCAACGCGTAG